In Nocardioides conyzicola, one genomic interval encodes:
- a CDS encoding helix-turn-helix domain-containing protein → MTSIETLRAFHHPTRRRMVDYLYLHGPTQVGTLARELGEQVGSISHHLRMLERAGVVAPAPELATDGRTSWWRLEQSSVSWSVDDFAGDAAAMVAATAAERLNIDHQLGKLAAWKRAATKADPEWRQAAFTTDFLALATPDELAALHEALNEVARSWRAGIDPDDGAVREPVFVYAHGFPTRP, encoded by the coding sequence ATGACCTCGATCGAGACCCTGCGGGCGTTCCACCACCCGACCCGGCGACGGATGGTCGACTACCTCTACCTGCACGGCCCGACCCAGGTCGGCACGCTCGCGCGGGAGCTGGGGGAGCAGGTCGGCAGCATCAGCCACCACCTGCGGATGCTCGAGCGCGCCGGGGTGGTCGCGCCGGCGCCCGAGCTCGCCACCGACGGGCGCACCAGCTGGTGGCGCCTGGAGCAGTCGTCGGTCTCGTGGTCGGTCGACGACTTCGCGGGCGACGCGGCGGCGATGGTCGCGGCGACCGCTGCCGAGCGGCTCAACATCGACCATCAGCTCGGCAAGCTCGCCGCCTGGAAGCGGGCGGCCACGAAGGCCGACCCGGAGTGGCGGCAGGCCGCGTTCACCACCGACTTCCTGGCGCTCGCGACCCCCGACGAGCTGGCGGCGCTGCACGAGGCCCTCAACGAGGTCGCCCGGAGCTGGCGGGCCGGCATCGACCCGGACGACGGCGCTGTGCGCGAGCCCGTCTTCGTGTACGCCCACGGCTTCCCGACGCGCCCGTGA
- a CDS encoding MFS transporter, whose product MTRDRVALGWLGIKAVSNAGDALWTVALAWTAVHVASPAVAGLVVASGTIPRALVLLLGGVVADRREPRLVMMVVNVVRVAVLVATALWVMVAGTTLPVLIAAAVAFGLCDALYQPSAATISRQLVPAEQLPAYAGASQTAIRLGSMAGAALGGAVVAAWGLGGSAVANAVTFAVVVGYLALVLRPRYPLPRAEAEPVLRGVARGFGHLRDEPTTRTLVLTLSGLNLAVSPALALGVALRAQGEGWGAGAVGLMQALVALGAAVGALTLLRWRPRREAVVGFWLLVLQGVAIVGIGVGSLVTTAVACAVIGITAGSASSLLGAVFMALVDGAYLGRMTSILQLGDDVLMPAAMAAFGALAAAYGVGAACAAYGLAMAGLMLLPLSRPAIRRISLTAGVNTPATQDAPVAATLEA is encoded by the coding sequence ATGACGAGGGACCGGGTCGCCCTCGGCTGGCTCGGGATCAAGGCCGTCTCCAACGCGGGCGACGCCCTGTGGACGGTCGCGCTCGCGTGGACCGCGGTCCACGTCGCCAGCCCCGCCGTCGCCGGGCTCGTGGTCGCCTCCGGCACCATCCCCCGCGCCCTGGTGCTGCTGCTCGGGGGAGTGGTGGCCGACCGCCGCGAGCCGCGCCTGGTGATGATGGTCGTCAACGTCGTGCGCGTCGCCGTCCTCGTCGCGACGGCGCTGTGGGTGATGGTGGCCGGTACGACGCTGCCGGTGCTGATCGCGGCCGCGGTCGCCTTCGGGCTCTGCGACGCGCTCTACCAGCCGTCGGCCGCGACGATCTCCCGCCAGCTCGTCCCGGCCGAGCAGCTGCCGGCGTACGCCGGGGCGAGCCAGACGGCGATCCGCCTGGGCAGCATGGCGGGCGCGGCCCTCGGCGGTGCCGTGGTCGCCGCCTGGGGGCTGGGCGGCAGCGCGGTCGCCAACGCGGTCACGTTCGCGGTCGTCGTCGGCTACCTGGCACTGGTGCTGCGGCCGCGCTACCCGCTGCCGCGGGCCGAGGCCGAGCCCGTGCTCCGCGGCGTGGCGCGCGGGTTCGGCCACCTGCGGGACGAGCCCACGACCCGCACCCTCGTGCTGACGCTGTCCGGGCTCAACCTCGCGGTGTCCCCGGCGCTCGCGCTCGGTGTCGCCCTGCGGGCCCAGGGCGAGGGCTGGGGCGCCGGTGCGGTCGGCCTGATGCAGGCACTGGTCGCGCTCGGCGCCGCCGTCGGCGCGCTGACGCTGCTGCGGTGGCGGCCTCGCCGCGAGGCGGTCGTCGGCTTCTGGCTGCTCGTCCTGCAGGGGGTGGCGATCGTCGGCATCGGCGTCGGCTCCCTGGTCACCACGGCGGTCGCCTGCGCCGTCATCGGCATCACCGCCGGCTCGGCCTCCTCGCTGCTCGGCGCCGTCTTCATGGCCCTGGTCGACGGTGCCTACCTCGGCCGGATGACCTCGATCCTGCAGCTCGGGGACGACGTGCTGATGCCCGCGGCGATGGCCGCGTTCGGTGCCCTCGCGGCGGCGTACGGCGTCGGGGCGGCCTGCGCGGCCTACGGGCTCGCCATGGCCGGCCTGATGCTGCTGCCGCTCTCCCGCCCGGCCATCCGCCGGATCTCCCTCACGGCGGGCGTTAACACGCCCGCAACCCAGGACGCGCCGGTCGCCGCCACCCTGGAGGCGTGA
- a CDS encoding NAD-binding protein → MTDTPPRAWTGHVIVCGLHDEGLRIVEQLHGAGVRVLVVDDAPDPRLVRSLQALGVPHLEADSRQAETLESAGLAGATALVCVESADLHTLATALLAREVRPDLRVVVQLRNAAVGRALGGVGVAVLDVAGLAAPSIVEACLRTGSWTLELGEVAFRVVETVVLSEGTLRDLYGDLAPLAVVRAVDGHAALTPGRDTVVHAGDSIVVVGTPDEVAAAGLGVRRRTSDAPAVPAFIGARAPRPPGARRSLLRDLVADVDRRIKFALLALVGLVGVSMTVLLVGYEEPSGRRMSAIDALYFTVETIGTVGFGDFYFRDQHAWLRIWAICLMLVGATLATVFFALLTNALIGRRLEETLGRRRITSLDDHVIVIGAGSIGVAVVDGLRAAGVDVVVVETDDGNRFLDHLRRSKVPVVVGDATLPETLSTLHLETARAVAVLTSDDLANIETGLAVRDLLGDRWTDVPVALRLFDRRLAGTVAGSFDFRYVRSPAALAAPWFVGAALGLDVIDTFYVGDLPMLVARLTIPERSGLDGLAMRDLEARILVVSLVRSDGRTEHPPRRDTRFAAGDVAYLVGPHEELLQLLRTDALAPAALDG, encoded by the coding sequence GTGACCGACACCCCGCCCCGTGCGTGGACCGGCCACGTCATCGTCTGCGGCCTGCACGACGAGGGCCTGCGGATCGTGGAGCAGCTGCACGGCGCCGGCGTGCGGGTGCTCGTCGTCGACGACGCCCCCGACCCGCGTCTGGTCCGGTCGCTCCAGGCGCTCGGGGTGCCGCACCTCGAGGCCGACTCCCGCCAGGCCGAGACACTCGAGTCCGCCGGGCTGGCCGGGGCGACGGCGCTGGTCTGCGTCGAGAGCGCGGACCTCCACACCCTCGCGACCGCGCTGCTCGCCCGCGAGGTGCGTCCCGACCTGCGGGTGGTCGTGCAGCTGCGCAACGCCGCCGTCGGGCGCGCCCTCGGCGGCGTGGGCGTCGCCGTGCTCGACGTCGCCGGGCTGGCCGCCCCGTCGATCGTCGAGGCCTGCCTGCGCACCGGCTCGTGGACGCTCGAGCTGGGGGAGGTCGCCTTCCGCGTGGTCGAGACGGTCGTCCTCAGCGAGGGGACGCTGCGTGACCTGTACGGCGACCTGGCGCCGCTCGCCGTCGTGCGCGCGGTCGACGGGCACGCGGCGCTGACGCCAGGACGCGACACGGTCGTCCACGCAGGCGACAGCATCGTGGTCGTCGGCACCCCGGACGAGGTGGCCGCCGCCGGCCTGGGGGTGCGACGCCGTACGAGCGACGCCCCGGCGGTCCCCGCGTTCATCGGTGCCCGCGCCCCACGGCCGCCGGGTGCGCGGCGCTCGCTGCTGCGCGACCTGGTCGCCGACGTCGATCGACGGATCAAGTTCGCGCTCCTCGCGCTGGTGGGGCTCGTCGGGGTGTCGATGACCGTGCTCCTCGTCGGCTACGAGGAACCCTCCGGCCGGCGGATGTCGGCGATCGACGCGCTCTACTTCACCGTCGAGACGATCGGGACGGTCGGGTTCGGCGACTTCTACTTCCGGGACCAGCACGCCTGGCTGCGGATCTGGGCGATCTGCCTGATGCTCGTCGGCGCGACCCTGGCCACGGTCTTCTTCGCGCTACTCACCAACGCCCTGATCGGCCGGCGCCTCGAGGAGACCCTGGGACGTCGTCGGATCACCAGCCTGGACGACCACGTGATCGTCATCGGCGCCGGTTCGATCGGCGTCGCGGTCGTCGACGGGCTGCGGGCCGCCGGCGTCGACGTCGTGGTGGTCGAGACCGACGACGGCAACCGGTTCCTCGACCACCTCCGGCGGAGCAAGGTGCCGGTGGTCGTCGGCGACGCGACCCTGCCCGAGACGCTGTCCACGCTGCACCTCGAGACGGCCCGTGCGGTCGCCGTGCTCACCAGCGACGACCTCGCCAACATCGAGACCGGCCTGGCGGTCCGCGACCTGCTCGGCGATCGCTGGACCGACGTACCCGTGGCCCTCCGCCTCTTCGACCGACGGCTGGCGGGGACCGTCGCCGGCAGCTTCGACTTCCGGTACGTGCGGTCGCCGGCGGCGCTGGCCGCGCCCTGGTTCGTCGGCGCCGCGCTCGGCCTCGACGTGATCGACACGTTCTACGTCGGCGACCTGCCGATGCTGGTCGCCCGGCTGACCATCCCCGAGAGGAGCGGCCTCGACGGGCTCGCGATGCGTGACCTCGAGGCCCGGATCCTGGTGGTGTCCCTCGTCCGCAGCGACGGCCGGACCGAGCACCCACCACGTCGGGACACCCGCTTCGCGGCCGGTGACGTGGCCTACCTGGTCGGGCCGCACGAGGAGCTGCTCCAGCTGCTGCGGACCGACGCGCTCGCACCGGCAGCGCTCGACGGCTGA
- a CDS encoding MOSC domain-containing protein, whose amino-acid sequence MSLSLSSIHRFPVKSCRGEDLDIAVVEPWGLAGDRRWMLVDEAGDVITAREANQLVLITPTMTADGLVLTAPDLPPLTVPTPDPRHQTPVALWKSELTAATAGAEADAWFGKALGRTARLVHLDDPTRRPTSIAFSEPDDRVSFADGYPLLVTTEASLAALNDVVVERSAGAHPPLPMTRFRPNVVVTGSAAWAEDDWRRIRIGDAVFRAVKGCARCVLTTIDPDTAVREKEPIASLARIRRWDGATWFGVNLVPDTPGATIRVGDEVEVLEAVPPGGGPIRPAL is encoded by the coding sequence GTGAGCCTGAGCCTCTCCTCGATCCACCGCTTCCCGGTCAAGTCCTGCCGGGGCGAGGACCTGGACATCGCGGTCGTCGAGCCCTGGGGGCTGGCCGGGGACCGGCGCTGGATGCTCGTCGATGAGGCCGGTGACGTGATCACCGCGCGCGAGGCCAACCAGCTGGTGCTCATCACCCCAACCATGACCGCCGACGGCCTGGTGCTGACGGCGCCGGACCTGCCGCCCCTCACGGTGCCGACCCCGGACCCGCGCCACCAGACCCCGGTCGCCCTCTGGAAGTCGGAGCTCACCGCCGCCACCGCCGGCGCGGAGGCGGACGCGTGGTTCGGCAAGGCCCTCGGGCGTACGGCGCGGCTCGTCCACCTCGACGACCCCACCCGCCGGCCGACGAGCATCGCGTTCAGCGAGCCGGACGACCGGGTCTCCTTCGCCGACGGCTACCCGCTGCTGGTGACGACCGAGGCGTCGCTGGCCGCCCTCAACGACGTGGTCGTCGAGCGGTCCGCGGGCGCCCACCCGCCGCTGCCGATGACCCGCTTCCGTCCCAACGTGGTCGTCACGGGGTCGGCGGCCTGGGCCGAGGACGACTGGCGCCGGATCCGGATCGGCGACGCGGTGTTCCGGGCCGTGAAGGGGTGCGCGCGCTGCGTGCTGACCACGATCGACCCCGACACCGCCGTACGCGAGAAGGAGCCGATCGCCTCCCTGGCCCGGATCCGTCGGTGGGACGGCGCCACCTGGTTCGGCGTCAACCTGGTCCCCGACACCCCGGGCGCGACGATCCGGGTCGGCGACGAGGTCGAGGTGCTCGAGGCCGTGCCGCCCGGCGGCGGGCCGATCCGTCCTGCCCTCTGA
- a CDS encoding TraR/DksA family transcriptional regulator has protein sequence MDATRTTLLDKKTELEEQMAVLEELPGERGEISFGKRVGEGTSIAVDRLSQVAVHDKLQLTKVDVERALVKVDEGTYGTCDVCGRAIGDGRLEALPWATLCVDDSAKR, from the coding sequence ATGGACGCCACCCGCACGACCCTGCTCGACAAGAAGACCGAGCTCGAGGAGCAGATGGCCGTGCTCGAGGAGCTGCCCGGCGAGCGCGGTGAGATCTCGTTCGGCAAGCGCGTGGGCGAGGGCACCTCCATCGCCGTCGACCGGCTCTCGCAGGTCGCGGTGCACGACAAGCTGCAGCTGACGAAGGTCGATGTCGAGCGCGCGCTGGTCAAGGTGGACGAGGGCACCTACGGCACGTGCGACGTGTGCGGGCGGGCGATCGGCGACGGTCGTCTCGAGGCGCTCCCGTGGGCGACCCTCTGCGTGGACGACTCAGCGAAGCGCTGA
- the ychF gene encoding redox-regulated ATPase YchF, producing the protein MALTIGIVGLPNAGKSTLFNALTKNDVLAANYPFATIEPNVGVVGVPDDRLPRLAEIFGSAKILPATVEFVDIAGIVRGASEGEGLGNKFLSHIRESSAICQVTRVFRDEDVTHVDGEVNPGNDISTIQTELILADLQTVEKAIPRLEKEARMNKSQAAVLDAVKEALGHLEAGTPIIATKVDRTLIRELSLMTAKPFIYVFNCDADELADEDLKDKMRALVAPSEAIFLDAKFESELVELDDDEEAREMLAEMGVTEPGLETLARVGFATLGLQTYLTAGPKETRAWTIPQGATAPEAAGVIHTDFQRGFIKAEIVSFDDLVALGSMQKAKEAGKVRMEGKDYVMADGDVVEFRFNV; encoded by the coding sequence GTGGCACTCACCATCGGCATCGTCGGACTCCCCAACGCGGGCAAGTCCACCCTCTTCAACGCCCTGACCAAGAACGACGTCCTCGCGGCCAACTACCCGTTCGCGACCATCGAGCCGAACGTCGGCGTCGTGGGGGTCCCGGACGACCGGCTCCCGCGGCTCGCGGAGATCTTCGGCTCCGCCAAGATCCTCCCGGCCACTGTGGAGTTCGTCGACATCGCGGGCATCGTGCGCGGTGCCTCGGAGGGTGAGGGCCTGGGCAACAAGTTCCTCTCGCACATCCGGGAGTCGTCGGCGATCTGCCAGGTGACCCGGGTCTTCCGCGACGAGGACGTCACCCACGTCGACGGTGAGGTCAACCCCGGCAACGACATCTCCACGATCCAGACCGAGCTGATCCTGGCCGACCTGCAGACCGTCGAGAAGGCGATCCCGCGGCTGGAGAAGGAGGCCCGGATGAACAAGTCCCAGGCCGCCGTCCTCGACGCCGTGAAGGAGGCGCTCGGCCACCTCGAGGCGGGGACGCCGATCATCGCCACCAAGGTCGACCGCACCCTGATCCGCGAGCTCTCGCTGATGACCGCCAAGCCGTTCATCTACGTCTTCAACTGCGACGCCGACGAGCTCGCCGACGAGGACCTCAAGGACAAGATGCGTGCCCTGGTCGCGCCGTCCGAGGCGATCTTCCTCGACGCGAAGTTCGAGTCCGAGCTGGTCGAGCTCGACGACGACGAGGAGGCGCGCGAGATGCTCGCCGAGATGGGCGTCACCGAGCCCGGCCTCGAGACGCTCGCCCGGGTCGGCTTCGCCACCCTCGGCCTGCAGACCTACCTGACCGCCGGTCCCAAGGAGACCCGCGCCTGGACGATCCCCCAGGGCGCCACCGCTCCCGAGGCCGCCGGCGTGATCCACACCGACTTCCAGCGCGGCTTCATCAAGGCCGAGATCGTCTCCTTCGACGACCTCGTCGCCCTGGGCTCCATGCAGAAGGCCAAGGAGGCCGGCAAGGTGCGCATGGAGGGCAAGGACTACGTCATGGCCGACGGCGACGTCGTGGAGTTCCGCTTCAACGTCTGA
- a CDS encoding response regulator transcription factor: MSPQPIVEAGVVGLLSQHRDRVELVPAPRAGAQADADVPVEPDVVLYDAIGLLHGDADDFDYLVDHTKAHVLVISRDLRPDLAGRALQRGAQGYFSLGVDNEELLAAVDSAVTGWVVGDPGEDPTVGSGVSAAAALRNGNSVSLSGREAQTLEFIAQGLSNKEIAARQYLSINSVKTYIRTAYQKIGVATRAQAVSWAIQNGIDPGPGGRPADDREK; the protein is encoded by the coding sequence GTGAGTCCTCAGCCGATCGTCGAGGCTGGTGTCGTCGGCTTGCTCTCGCAGCACCGCGACCGGGTCGAGCTGGTCCCGGCACCTCGCGCGGGAGCCCAGGCTGACGCGGACGTCCCGGTCGAGCCCGACGTCGTGCTGTACGACGCCATCGGGTTGCTCCACGGGGACGCCGACGACTTCGACTACCTGGTCGACCACACCAAGGCCCACGTCCTGGTGATCTCGCGCGACCTGCGCCCCGACCTGGCCGGCCGGGCGCTGCAGCGCGGCGCGCAGGGCTACTTCTCCCTGGGCGTGGACAACGAGGAGCTCCTCGCCGCGGTCGACTCCGCGGTCACGGGATGGGTCGTGGGCGACCCGGGCGAGGACCCCACTGTCGGCTCCGGTGTCAGCGCAGCGGCCGCGCTCCGCAACGGCAACAGCGTGTCCTTGTCGGGTCGAGAGGCGCAGACGCTGGAGTTCATCGCGCAAGGGCTCAGCAACAAGGAGATCGCTGCGCGGCAGTACCTGTCCATCAACTCGGTCAAGACCTACATCCGGACGGCCTACCAGAAGATCGGCGTCGCGACGCGCGCCCAAGCCGTCAGCTGGGCGATCCAGAACGGCATCGACCCGGGACCGGGCGGCCGTCCCGCTGATGATCGCGAGAAGTAG
- a CDS encoding TetR/AcrR family transcriptional regulator, with protein MTTTGADLAEEPRRGRPRDPSRDGAIIQAAIDILVRDGYDRLSMEGVAAAAGVGKATVYRRWSSKAELVIDAMATLKPAIDSIDTGSLDGDIELLVAASCSPSSQLLLQVMVSVCSALPREPDLLEAFRTRFTEPRIARITAILERARRRDELGPDVDVAMAASLVPSLMLQRVLMTGQPAGRAYAEQVVGSVLLPVLGRPPRPVSTTDTETTP; from the coding sequence GTGACGACGACCGGAGCCGACCTGGCGGAGGAGCCCCGACGGGGTCGTCCGCGGGACCCGAGCCGCGACGGCGCGATCATCCAGGCCGCGATCGACATCCTCGTGCGCGACGGATACGACCGGCTCTCGATGGAGGGCGTGGCCGCCGCAGCCGGTGTCGGCAAGGCCACGGTCTACCGCCGGTGGAGCAGCAAGGCCGAGCTGGTCATCGACGCGATGGCGACGCTCAAGCCCGCCATCGACTCCATCGACACCGGCTCGCTCGACGGCGACATCGAGCTGCTGGTCGCCGCCTCCTGCAGCCCGAGCTCCCAGCTGCTGCTCCAGGTGATGGTCAGCGTCTGCTCCGCCCTGCCTCGCGAGCCCGACCTGCTCGAGGCCTTCCGGACCCGCTTCACCGAGCCTCGCATCGCGCGCATCACCGCGATCCTCGAACGCGCACGGCGGCGCGACGAGCTCGGCCCCGACGTCGACGTGGCGATGGCCGCGAGCCTCGTCCCGTCGCTGATGCTGCAGCGCGTGCTCATGACCGGCCAGCCGGCCGGGCGCGCGTACGCCGAGCAGGTCGTGGGCAGCGTGCTGCTCCCGGTGCTCGGCCGACCCCCACGACCTGTCTCGACGACCGACACGGAGACCACCCCATGA
- a CDS encoding MFS transporter: MTDAPPSNATRNGGLALAVICVAQLMVVLDATVVNVALPSIRADLDFSLDNLTWVVTAYSLAFGGLLLFGGRTGDLFGRRRMFMIGIAIFAGASLVGGFATSETMLILARAAQGAGGAIAAPTALALLATTFTEPAARARAFGVFAAMAASGGALGLLLGGVLTDYASWRWALFINAPIGVIVLLLTPRVLNESQGSGTKLDLPGALTVTAGMSTLVYGLTKASTDGWGSTTTVVTLVLAAALLVAFVIIEHVSSHPLMPFRIFADRNRTGAYLIMLFLAGALFTTFYFLAQYQQNVHGWSPFHTGVGFLPMPATIMFMSIVVVRRLVPVVGIRPFLTVGPILAIAAMYSFTQLDASSSYWPFLGSILLLGLGMGCAFVPLTMTAVNGVAPHETGLASALLNTGQQIGGAIGLAAFGTVFAHAAADRAADLGAAAGTAAGQADIFVAGQHHAFQAAIVAAVLALVASLALIRVNKVAPAAPPAPAAAPALAD, from the coding sequence ATGACCGATGCACCGCCCTCGAACGCGACCCGCAACGGCGGACTCGCCCTGGCCGTGATCTGCGTCGCGCAGCTCATGGTGGTGCTCGACGCCACCGTGGTGAACGTCGCGCTGCCGAGCATCCGCGCCGACCTCGACTTCTCGCTCGACAACCTGACCTGGGTCGTCACCGCCTACTCGCTGGCCTTCGGCGGGCTCCTGCTCTTCGGCGGACGTACCGGAGACCTCTTCGGTCGGCGGCGGATGTTCATGATCGGCATCGCGATCTTCGCGGGCGCCTCGCTGGTCGGCGGGTTCGCCACCAGCGAGACGATGCTGATCCTCGCCCGTGCCGCTCAGGGCGCCGGTGGCGCGATCGCGGCACCCACCGCGCTCGCACTGCTGGCCACCACGTTCACGGAGCCGGCCGCACGCGCCCGTGCCTTCGGGGTGTTCGCGGCCATGGCGGCGTCGGGCGGCGCGCTCGGCCTGCTGCTGGGCGGCGTCCTGACCGACTACGCCAGCTGGCGCTGGGCCCTCTTCATCAACGCCCCGATCGGGGTGATCGTGCTCCTCCTCACCCCGCGCGTGCTCAACGAGTCGCAGGGGTCGGGCACCAAGCTCGACCTGCCGGGCGCCCTCACGGTCACGGCCGGCATGTCGACGCTGGTCTACGGCCTGACCAAGGCCTCCACCGACGGCTGGGGTTCCACGACCACCGTCGTCACCCTCGTCCTCGCCGCGGCCCTGCTCGTCGCGTTCGTGATCATCGAGCACGTCTCGAGCCACCCCCTGATGCCGTTCCGGATCTTCGCCGACCGCAACCGCACCGGCGCCTACCTGATCATGCTGTTCCTGGCCGGGGCGCTCTTCACGACGTTCTACTTCCTGGCCCAGTACCAGCAGAACGTGCACGGCTGGAGCCCGTTCCACACCGGAGTCGGCTTCCTGCCCATGCCGGCGACGATCATGTTCATGTCCATCGTGGTGGTACGACGGCTGGTCCCGGTGGTCGGCATCCGTCCGTTCCTGACCGTCGGCCCGATCCTCGCGATCGCCGCGATGTACAGCTTCACGCAGCTCGACGCGAGCAGCAGCTACTGGCCCTTCCTCGGCTCGATCCTGCTCCTCGGCCTCGGCATGGGCTGCGCCTTCGTGCCGCTGACCATGACCGCCGTCAACGGTGTCGCGCCGCACGAGACTGGCCTGGCGTCGGCCCTGCTCAACACCGGCCAGCAGATCGGCGGGGCGATCGGCCTGGCCGCCTTCGGCACGGTCTTCGCGCACGCCGCGGCCGACCGCGCCGCCGATCTCGGAGCCGCGGCCGGCACCGCCGCGGGACAGGCCGACATCTTCGTGGCCGGTCAGCACCACGCCTTCCAGGCGGCCATCGTGGCGGCGGTGCTGGCGCTCGTCGCCTCGTTGGCACTGATCCGCGTCAACAAGGTGGCGCCGGCGGCGCCGCCGGCCCCTGCTGCGGCGCCCGCCCTCGCGGACTAG
- a CDS encoding helical backbone metal receptor encodes MSADRVVSLVPSITEALASARSEALVGATDWCTHPADLHVTRVRGTKNPDLAAIRALSPDVVVANKEENRELDVRRLRDAGVRVWVCEIETVPQAVAAYDELFGDVLGWPRPDWLAEARGLWCRSLPPVERRVAIPIWRDPWMVVGGCTFTGDLARRLGWDNVFATHEGRYPQVDVAEVDGAGADAVLLPDEPYVFTSDDGPEAFARTPTELVSGRLLTWYGPSLVDAHASVAR; translated from the coding sequence ATGAGCGCCGATCGCGTCGTCAGCCTCGTCCCCTCGATCACCGAGGCCCTGGCGTCAGCCCGGTCGGAGGCGCTCGTCGGTGCGACCGACTGGTGCACGCACCCCGCTGACCTGCACGTCACGCGGGTCCGCGGGACGAAGAACCCCGACCTGGCCGCCATCCGCGCCCTCTCCCCCGACGTGGTCGTCGCCAACAAGGAGGAGAACCGCGAGCTCGACGTACGCCGTCTGCGTGACGCCGGCGTCCGGGTCTGGGTCTGCGAGATCGAGACCGTCCCGCAGGCGGTCGCGGCGTACGACGAGCTCTTCGGCGACGTCCTCGGCTGGCCGCGCCCGGACTGGCTCGCCGAGGCCCGCGGCCTGTGGTGCCGTTCGCTGCCGCCGGTCGAGCGCCGGGTGGCGATCCCGATCTGGCGCGACCCGTGGATGGTCGTCGGCGGCTGCACGTTCACCGGCGACCTGGCCCGCCGGCTCGGCTGGGACAACGTCTTCGCGACCCACGAGGGCCGCTACCCGCAGGTCGACGTGGCCGAGGTCGACGGCGCGGGAGCCGACGCCGTCCTGCTGCCCGACGAGCCCTACGTGTTCACCTCGGACGACGGCCCGGAGGCGTTCGCCCGGACGCCGACGGAGCTCGTCAGCGGCCGGCTGCTGACCTGGTACGGGCCATCACTGGTCGACGCCCACGCGAGCGTCGCGCGCTGA